A genomic stretch from Ooceraea biroi isolate clonal line C1 chromosome 3, Obir_v5.4, whole genome shotgun sequence includes:
- the LOC105281317 gene encoding zinc finger SWIM domain-containing protein 8, whose amino-acid sequence KLAGNLAQSSGSGGGGGGGGGRTGGSGSAGTAGGGGGGGGGAASRSTGAARAAAEPGIVNGAADEAAGPAGGHLIEWEETDRFSFDDSDRFEEDSLCSFSSEPESLCNNWRGWKRITATFGLSKKYCEDGQQPVPTLCELAARCVASHIPFELVEHFYPPVPEQLQLRIAFWSFPDNEEDIRLYSCLANGSADEFVRGENLYRSKSIKEPLQIGFHLSASVNAQMSGVRAQFNVAVTFDRRKITSCNCTCSSTAYWCAHVVAVCLHRIHMPTQVCLRAPVSESLSRLHREQLQKFAQYLISELPQQILPTAQRLLDELLSTQPSAINSLCGAPDPTAGASAHDQTSWYLDEKTLHDNIKKILIKFCVPAPIVFSDVNYLSSTAPPAASEWTSLLRPLRGREPEGMWNLLSIVREMFKRNDRNAVPLLEIITEECMACEQILVWWFNTKVALLNGTGYGGKHSMNSNVHASQHACSSLCDEIVVLWRLAALNPGLSPSEREMLHAQFMSWHLKIIDKVAKCRGSSMPHNSHNKGNSSQKDSLKHDLALFTGFKSALEACYLDWDEYVLPGITYTAENNPMYHCPFTCFRHIGDMRSEVNQVNSSSAVLNYQPPISHHHHHSRRPLNAEFSYLDRRRLNPREFHSMCSRSGDGNRSSVSSEGFCENDTDIPDISESQVVLRQGCAQLNNCGDTDSQEGAGSESSSNSNVSLKNAQGSDKHRSNTSSETHSDSSDSSNNKAACEDAKCSRTNLVECRDKSRMVVFKGVNLKNEQESDQEKEAGRPFKDESYSSSSDSPSGDEYHVYYYDPKTVANSSGLPNKYVKSNTHATTPDANAVLNNLKKTEDPWDILFARAEGLYAHGHTREACIIGIQLAEELLANPPDLMIEGPPVPVKNKRKRQHVNPASHQVTCLASATLAKCGFLCTVLAENPEYHNLAFRVGLFGLEMARPPANTKPLEVKLAHQESELVGLLKRIPLGPTELAMIKQRAEQLRDGVMRSRGHALLPIMLASFIYDALDVPRGKLPAEIDPNLGFDAAVAVLGLKANVSEADHPLLCEGTRRQRGDLAITLLMHYKDDPVKLARIMDKLLDRDVHQLIKSPILSSYYTSNPPTKSELTRFVHDEECSSSLAGTDNGDNIVGTSSRPHSSTSAELESGMNALTLQPPIVQPPVPIRTKETRYKSKRVYPSIPNQPSEASAHFMCELSKTILLKAGGNSSTSLFTQPSTSQNHHGPHRALHMCAFQLGLYALGLHNCVSPNWLSRTYSSHVSWITGQAMEIGAPAIWFLIDSWEGHLTPPEAVSIADKSSRGSDPNMVRAAAELALSCLPHAHALNPNEIQRAISQCKEQSEAMLEKACIMVENTAKGGGVYPEVLFQVAKYWYELYLRQMPGGADQQDEVPHDSLQLDLNGVLLVEPGPSVDLSNTQMMPGPTQTVVVTSTQPPPQPYTHPTITTLAPLGVSIGPYAVGPYSFVHPHHSIATFSGPMPSHRVTLPPAPHMQMYHPFPHHHPGHPQHPQHSQHPQHPQHPQHPQHPQHPHHPTPAAPPPPGPYYAPQPPTPGTHHLYTMQQPMPVQAGVAGPIPGQSNLPGPALVQTQPIISTVRPQPHQVHRQNHTFNQQQFRTLVSAYRVGMLALETLARRVHDDRPQAKYARNPPYGEDVKFLLRVAKRLGTQYMHQLCICAVNSIVSPFVLHHVALEAAQYLARNNPTLIVQHLRSALLAPLVHKCQQMYIQCMHQKLYHLTAADYEEFASIVCAARAAFQINPEGNNQFKEWLQSIKRSQSCNKELWAQINAALQQTSK is encoded by the exons ATGGACAACAACCGGTACCGACCCTTTGCGAACTTGCGGCGCGCTGCGTTGCATCTCATATTCCCTTCGAGTTGGTGGAACATTTCTATCCTCCTGTGCCGGAGCAGCTTCAGCTGAGAATAGCCTTCTGGAGCTTTCCCGATAACGAAGAGGACATACGGCTTTACTCATGTCTGGCAAATGGCAGCGCCGACGAATTCGTTCGTGGCGAGAACCTCTATCGCTCCAAGAGCATCAAGGAACCTCTGCAGATCG GATTCCATCTGAGTGCCAGCGTAAACGCGCAAATGAGCGGTGTCAGAGCTCAGTTCAATGTTGCTGTAACATTCGACCGACGCAAGATCACATCATGCAACTGCACCTGCTCATCGACGGCCTATTGGTGCGCACACGTGGTAGCTGTTTGTCTGCACAGGATACATATG CCAACACAAGTATGCCTGAGGGCGCCAGTCAGCGAATCCTTGTCTCGATTGCATCGGGAGCAACTGCAAAAGTTTGCCCAGTATCTCATCAGCGAGCTGCCGCAGCAAATTCTGCCTACCGCGCAACGACTCCTGGACGAGTTGTTGTCGACCCAACCGAGCGCCATTAATAGTCTCTGCGGTGCTCCCGATCCGACTGCTGGCGCTTCCGCACACGATCAGACATCCTGGTACTTAGACGAAAAGACGCTGCACGATAACATCAAGAAGATACTTATCAAGTTTTGCGTTCCCGCTCCTATAGTCTTCAG CGATGTTAATTATCTGAGTAGCACTGCACCTCCCGCTGCTTCCGAGTGGACGTCATTGCTGCGACCACTGAGAGGCAGGGAGCCGGAGGGCATGTGGAATCTTCTCTCCATCGTGCGCGAGATGTTCAAGAGGAATGACCGCAACGCCGTGCCCCTCTTGGAAATCATCACGGAGGAGTGCATGGCCTGCGAGCAGATCCTCGTTTGGTGGTTCAACACAAAAGTCGCGTTACTGAACGGCACCGGATACGGCGGCAAGCACAGCATGAACAGCAACGTACACGCCTCCCAGCACGCGTGCTCCTCTCTGTGCGACGAGATCGTCGTTCTCTGGCGATTGGCCGCACTCAATCCTGGTCTCTCGCCGTCCGAGCGCGAGATGCTGCACGCTCAATTCATGTCCTGGCACTTGAAGATCATAGATAAA GTGGCCAAGTGCCGTGGTAGTTCCATGCCGCACAACTCGCATAATAAAGGTAACAGCTCGCAAAAGGATTCTCTGAAGCACGATCTCGCGCTTTTcactggatttaagtctgcGCTCGAAGCTTGCTATCTCGATTGGGACGAATACGTCCTGCCTGGAATTACGTATACCGCCGAGAACAATCCCATGTATCACTGTCCTTTTACATGCTTTCGGCATATCGGCGATATGAGGTCGGAAGTCAATCAA gTAAATTCCAGTTCCGCGGTACTGAATTATCAACCACCCATTtcgcatcatcatcatcacagTCGACGGCCGCTGAATGCCGAGTTCAGCTACTTGGACAGACGGCGGCTGAATCCGCGTGAATTCCATTCAATGTGCTCGAGAAGTGGCGACGGAAATCGTAGCAGCGTTAGCTCCGAAGGTTTCTGCGAGAATGACACCGACATTCCTGATATCTCTGAGTCTCAGGTTGTTCTTAGACAAGGTTGTgctcaattaaataattgcggCGACACCGATTCGCAG GAAGGGGCTGGTAGCGAGTCATCTTCCAACAGTAACGTTAGCCTGAAGAACGCTCAAGGCTCGGACAAGCATCGCTCAAACACCTCGTCCGAGACACATAGTGATAGTAGTGATAGTAGTAATAACAAAGCTGCCTGCGAGGACGCAAAGTGCAGTAGGACGAATCTTGTGGAGTGCCGTGACAAGTCGCGCATGGTCGTATTCAAGGGCGTTAATCTTAAGAACGAACAGGAATCCGATCAGGAGAAGGAAGCCGGGAGACCGTTCAAGGACGAGAGCTACTCGTCCAGCAGTGACAGTCCCTCCGGTGACGAGTACCACGTTTACTATTACGATCCGAAAACCGTAGCCAACAGTAGCGGTTTGCCGAACAAATACGTCAAAAGCAATACGCACGCCACTACTCCGGATGCCAACGCAGTTCTAAATAATTTGAAGAAGACGGAGGATCCATGGGACATTCTATTTGCGCGAGCGGAGGGACTTTACGCTCACGGTCACACGAGAGAAGCCTGCATTATTGGGATACAACTCGCCGAGGAACTCCTGGCCAATCCACCCGACCTTATGATCGAGGGACCGCCGGTACCAGTGAAGAACAAACGAAAGCGG CAACATGTGAATCCGGCCTCTCACCAGGTAACGTGCCTCGCGTCAGCGACTTTAGCGAAATGCGGATTCCTCTGCACGGTGCTTGCCGAGAATCCAGAGTATCACAACTTGGCGTTTCGTGTCGGTCTCTTTGGTTTAGAGATGGCGAGACCACCGGCTAACACTAAACCACTAGAG GTGAAGCTTGCTCATCAAGAGAGCGAGTTGGTAGGTTTGCTGAAGAGAATCCCACTAGGACCGACCGAGTTAGCCATGATAAAACAAAGAGCTGAACAACTGAGAGACGGAGTCATGAGATCCAGGGGACATGCTCTTTTGCCCATCATGCTGGCTAGTTTCATATACGACGCCCTTGATGTACCAA GAGGGAAATTGCCAGCCGAGATTGATCCGAATCTCGGATTCGATGCTGCTGTGGCTGTATTGGGTTTAAAAGCGAACGTCAGTGAAGCTGATCATCCTCTTCTTTGCGAAGGAACTCGTCGACAGAG aGGAGATTTGGCAATTACATTGCTGATGCATTACAAGGACGATCCTGTAAAATTAGCCAGAATTATGGACAAATTGCTCGACCGAGACGTTCATCAACTCATCAAATCACCCATTTTGAGTAGTTATTACACATCAAATCCTCCCACTAAGAGTGAG TTAACGCGGTTTGTTCATGATGAGGAATGTTCATCTTCCCTCGCTGGGACAGACAACGGCGATAATATTGTCGGTACTAGCAGCAGACCGCATAGCAGTACGAGCGCGGAACTGGAGAGCGGTATGAACGCATTGACTTTGCAGCCGCCGATTGTTCAGCCACCTGTGCCTATTAGAACTAAAGAAACACG ATATAAGAGTAAAAGGGTGTATCCATCTATTCCTAATCAACCGTCGGAAGCGAGCGCACACTTCATGTGTGAATTATCGAAAACCATCCTACTGAAGGCTGGTGGCAACAGCTCAACTTCGTTATTCACTCAGCCATCCACCAGTCAGAATCACCACGGCCCGCACCGAGCGCTTCACATGTGCGCCTTCCAGCTTGGTTTATACGCTCTCGGTCTTCATAATTGCGTCAGTCCAAATTGGCTCAGTCGTACGTACTCGAGTCACGTATCGTGGATAACCGGCCAGGCAATGGAAATCGGAGCGCCAGCCATCTGGTTCCTCATCGACAGCTGGGAGGGTCATCTAACACCACCAGAGGCTGTCAGTATAGCTGATAAATCCTCGAGAGGTAGCGATCCGAACATGGTCAGGGCGGCGGCGGAGCTCGCTTTGTCTTGCCTGCCGCATGCACATGCGCTCAATCCTAATGAAATTCAGAGAGCTATATCTCAA TGCAAGGAACAGAGTGAAGCAATGCTGGAGAAAGCTTGCATCATGGTGGAAAATACCGCGAAGGGTGGCGGTGTTTATCCAGAAGTGCTTTTTCAAGTGGCGAAGTATTGGTACGAGTTGTACCTTCGG CAAATGCCTGGTGGTGCTGATCAGCAAGACGAGGTTCCTCATGACTCGCTGCAGCTGGATCTCAATGGGGTATTGCTAGTCGAACCGGGACCTTCCGTAGACTTGTCAAATACTCAAATGATGCCCGGCCCGACACAAACGGTAGTTGTCACCAGCACACAGCCGCCTCCTCAGCCCTACACTCATCCGACAATTACAACTTTGGCTCCTTTGG GAGTCAGCATTGGACCGTACGCCGTAGGCCCGTACAGTTTCGTACATCCTCATCATTCAATTGCTACGTTCAGCGGTCCGATGCCCTCACACAGAGTCACTCTACCGCCCGCGCCGCACATGCAAATGTATCACCCGTTCCCGCATCATCATCCCGGACATCCTCAGCATCCCCAACATTCTCAACATCCTCAGCATCCACAGCATCCTCAACACCCGCAGCATCCGCAACATCCACATCATCCGACTCCGGCTGCTCCACCACCGCCCGGACCGTATTACGCGCCGCAGCCACCGACACCAGGCACTCATCACTTGTACACGATGCAGCAACCTATGCCG GTGCAAGCAGGTGTAGCGGGTCCTATCCCTGGACAAAGTAACTTGCCTGGACCAGCACTGGTTCAAACGCAGCCTATAATATCGACAGTGAGGCCTCAACCTCATCAG GTGCATAGGCAGAATCATACGTTTAATCAACAGCAATTCCGGACTCTCGTCTCTGCGTATCGCGTGGGTATGCTGGCGTTGGAAACTCTGGCACGTCGAGTGCACGATGATCGTCCTCAGGCTAAATACGCGCGGAATCCACCTTACGGTGAAGATGTGAAATTTTTGCTCAGAGTAGCGAAACGACTCGGTACGCAGTACATGCATCAACTTTGCATCTGTGCCGTGAACAGCATCGTCAGTCCCTTTGTCCTTCATCATGTTGCTTTGGAGGCGGCTCAGTATCTGGCTAGAAACAACCCGACGCTCATCGTACAGCATTTAAGATCTGCTTTATTGGCACCGCTGGTACACAAGTGCCAACAAAT gtaCATCCAATGCATGCATCAAAAACTATATCACTTGACGGCTGCTGATTACGAAGAATTCGCGAGTATTGTTTGCGCGGCTAGGGCAGCCTTCCAGATCAATCCCGAAGGGAACAATCAGTTTAAGGAGTGGCTACAATCGATTAAAAG ATCTCAGTCTTGTAACAAAGAGTTGTGGGCACAAATCAACGCGGCGCTACAACAGACCAGCAAATGA